In Panicum virgatum strain AP13 chromosome 5K, P.virgatum_v5, whole genome shotgun sequence, the genomic window CAAGCTTCTGACAAGCAAAGGTGTACGGGCCAGTTCGCTTCAGATGATAACCATCCTGCACAAAGGTAAAAAATGATATCAGATAGGATATTCAATAAAACACCCCTTTGCGATTGATGATTAAAGATTCCTAGTTATGCTGCAATTGTAGCTTAATGTTGCAGTTTTCTAATAATGTTAGGCCATGTCTCATTAAGCAGAGGCCAGAAGTTTATTTCTGATATTTAAAACAGATACATGAATACATTACCAGGGGCAACAGAATACTAATCCCTCCTACCACAAATGAATGTCATTTCAGAGTTGACACTACTACAGGTGTTGtacatcaccaccaccacaacaaTGACATATTCCTTAGACTAGCATCTTGTGACTTGCGGTAATTTAGTAGAAGATTAATTAAAAATAGAATCATCTGCTCAAAATGTTATACAAACCTTTGAAGCTTCAACTTTATATTCTATGCCATCATACAAGGGACCTGCAAAGAATGATCCATCAGAATCTGTTTTTGTCTCTGTTGCTACATCCCCTTTGTTCAGATGGGTATAGCTGCTCTTTCCAACTGATATAATCTTGACATCAACATCAGAAGTTGCAGGTGACACTGATCCTTCAAGGTACAGACCGGTTTTTGCAGTGATTTGAGGAACAGTGTCTTGGCATCCATTCAGAGACACTGAATACTGCAGTTTAAAGATTACAAGCAATTACAACcatggtttcaaaaaaaaaattaaataagctCACTAATCAACTATTGCTCACCTGTTGTCTTGCTGGATAAAAGAGAACCTTTTTCCTTCCAGTGCTGAAAATATAGCAAATCATGTCAGTATAATAAAACATCTACATAATAATTTTCTGATAAAAGAAAAGCAATctccaaaaaaagaaagaaagagtaaaatgcaccctAGGTCCCCAAACTTGTACCGCTGTGTCAGTTAGGTCTCCAAACTCTGAAAATGCACATTTGGTTCCCGAAACTGTATAAAGAAGCCCATCCTGGGTCTCAAATGCGCCATGTAAAACCTTGTGGGCGAACATATGCAAAAATACCCCTGGAATCTTATCTTCTCATATTTATTCCTCCCtacataccccccccccccaaaaaaaaaaatctctctcCTGAGCCATAGCCAGCTTGCTCCCCTCAGGCGATGGGGAGAAGCAGGCCGGCTGTGTCTCCAAAGGGGAAAGTGAAGCGAAGAAAAGGGACCCCACACCTtcctgccgctgctgctccagCTCCACTCCACCTCACGAATCTCAGACCTCCCCCTCCCACATGCAAGCATAAAATCCATTTCCATCTCCTTTCTCAATAGAACGAGCTTATCCAGAATGGGATGGTGGATGTGGCACGCCCGCTCGCTGTTCCAAGCAGTGCCAGCAGAAGCAAGATTCTCAGCCTCTGGCACCGCCACCAGTGGGTTCTGTGTCCGCCGACCTCCACCTCCCGCTCCTCCACGGGAGGACTCCTCAGATCAGCACAGCGAACAGAGCATCGGCAGGGGCACAAGTTGATTCGCCCAAGCCAGCGTTCCTCACCCATGGAGTCAGCTGGCTCCCGGTGCCCCCAGgtccgccgccgtgccggccaAGCAGCCTCGCCCACGGGGCCACCACCGAGCTGGCCGCCGAGCCTCGCCTGCGCGGTCGACGCTGTGCAAGCGGGGCAGTCTCGCTCGCATGCCGCGGGGCCTCGCCCGAGAGATattggaggagagagaggggacaTGGGATGTGAAGGACTTCTTTGAATATTTACGCCACGGTGGTATGCCACGTCGGTGCTGGGAGCTCTTGTGGCGTGTTTGGGACCAAGGATGGGCCACTTTAAACAGTTTGGGGACCTTGACACAGCTGTACAAGTTTTGGGACCTagggtgcattttactcaaaaaGAAATATAAATAAAGCAATCTGTAATAAAGATATAGgctccaaaaaaaaatagagactCAAAGCATTCTGATTAATATGAACAACTCGGTTGCAGAAAACAAAAGTAGTGGAATAGAACACTATACCTAGAATCATGGGGGACAAAGATGAAGTCCTCCCCGAGGTCAGCCCAAATAGAGTACTCAAAGGCAGAAAAGCCATTCTGATTACTCTTTCCAAGAGCAGGTTTGGTGGATATCTTTTCTACAAAGCTGCCATCACTCTTTAAGACATCCACAACTATATCCTTGGAATCAATGTTTTCCTGAAGGGAACCCACGTCCACATGGATTTCACCTTTTACAAGATACTTCTTTGCGCTGATATGGACCGGCTAAAAGGGAAACTTTCAATGTTAGGGTGTCAAACTGAACCTTGTAGGGATATAGATATATGCCAAGTAGGAAAAAGGCTCACCATGGGATTAGCTGTATCAAACAAAACAGATGAGCTCCCAAAGGAAATACAAGGATTTGTTAAATGAATCTCATGCTGCCCTGAAGTCTCTACACAAATTCTCTGAGATCCTTTCTGCCCGGGAAGAAAAATGGATTGTTGTTAAATGAAGGTTCCATTATATGCAAACATAATGTATTCCTTTAGTTGTGAGATAGGACCTTTATTGACAAGTCAAGTATAGAAGAATCTGGCAGCTGAATATATGCTTCAGTATCATGAGTTGAAACTAGCTCAATCCAGTAGCCTTTTTGTACAAATACAATATCCCTCACATCATCAGTGCCAATGTCTACATTCAAGGTATCTTGGTCCCAGCACCAATCATCCTTAGTTGAGCCCTCGGATGAAGAATGCTTCACCTGCAGCAAATGTACCGGAAATAGTTAAAGACTTGGAAAATACTAGTAaccttttttttgggggggtgggggtggggggcagTAGCACGAGGTTTCACCTCTATACGATATTTCCCCGGAAATACTTTTGTGAACACAAAATTGGCATTGTCTCGCTCCAAAGTAGTTGTCTTCTTTTCCTGCTCAACACCGCCAGCTAATCTAACAAGTGAGACCAGAACATTTTGGTTGCATTCCTCTTTGCACGAGACTTTACCATGAACATTGACTTGGGACTGCAACAAAGAGTTAATCCTCTGAGATACTGTCTCAACCTAAAACAAATTATAAAACTTGGCGGAAGCTAACGAAAAGATAGGTAAAATTGACGCTTTTTGTTTACCTGAGAGAATGCCAGATCAAGCAATGGGCTATTTACATTGACACTAATAGATCCTGGTGAAAACATAAGACTAGAATACCGTTCGGAATCTACAGGTAATGCAGATAACTGGTATTCACCAGCAGGAACCTGCAAAGTACAGCGAAGATGTCAAAGAAAGTTAATTAATAATGATGTCATCTAAGGTTCAAATCAAGCAGCAGTGCAGAAGCTATTAACATCATAAATTGCCAAGGTAAGATCATATTTCACAaggatataaaaaaattattgactggaatattttatatatatatattgttaaGGGTATAATGGTAATATCCTAgtatctagggtttggggtgtgtCTCATGTATATATAGCCCTTTGGGCCTCTCTCAATATATCATACAGTTCACTCTTCTTCTCCAatcgttatatatatatatatatatatatatatatatatatatatatatatatatatatatatatatatatatatagtgcttTCTGTACTATTATCAATGCACAAAGGATTACCCATTGCTAGGTACCTGTATAATATGATTTTTGTGAGGAAAAAatgtgttggggggggggggggcacaaaCCTCAAAGCAAAATCGTCCATTTTCTCCCACTAATTTCCGTTGCGGCTTTACGTTTTCAGGTCCATGTGTTATAGTCACCTACCATCCCATCGAAATTGTAAGAATAGTTTTTGAAGCAATCTCAGTGAAACATAAAGAGGGATCAAGATCAAGATAGTACCATTGCTTTTGAATTCGGAGTTACTGTCCGTACAATACCACATACATCATATCTAACTGATCTGATATCATCAATGCTGGCCAAATTTGGTAAAATCTAACAGAAAGAATGTATTTAGTTGAAATGCAAAACCAAGGCATTTAAGCTATATAAGTCTAACTGAAGATAATATTGTCCCAAGCAAACTCAACATTACCATAAAATTCTCCAAACGGTTGAACTTATAGTGATCCTTCTCAGCTGTTATAGTATACTTCTTGGATGTAACCTACACAAGGCCAGCACAGAAGACAATTTATTATAGATGGAAAACTTATAGTAGTGACTTCAATTTAAGTGTTGTGTTGAGCCAGTGCACAAACTCAAAGCAAGTGAAGTatcttgttttcttttccatGAAGTTAGGTAACTATTAAGTGATCGCGAAAACAAAATTATGAACCTTGCCATTTCAAAGGTTCCATTGTATCAATTCGGGGTCATACCATAACATGAGTTGAACAGAAAAATGGTATATGAAATACTAACACCAATTTTAAATTGCAGGATATATATCAAGTTTGCATGTCAGCAAGCAAAATCCTCAAGAGTATATGATGCAAGCAAAGTGTGCGCGTGCATACATAGAATCTAAATTATTATTTTCCCCAAATTCAAAAGATCATTGGTGAATATCATCCATTAATTAAGATGTATAAAAAAGTTGTTTCCaggaaaaaataattacaaaatcaGGTAAGCTGACCAAAGCTGTTGTATGCTTTATCGTCTCTGCCATGTAGAAAAAGATAGGAAATTATGGCAGGTTTGGAGCTTTGTCAAGAGCATATGCCAAAAGTGGTGTTAAGAAACAAATTGATGGTAAAATAAACCAAGGGTACGATTAATTGGTTGAATGTTCCAAATGAACCTTATTGAGTTAATTTTATGGCTTTGTGATTTTTAGTGCTTGAAATCTTGTAGTTCACTTATTTAGGAGTTATTAACCAAGCACTATGTTTAGTACTTTGGCCTGCGTTCTACTGCACAATTtatttcttcatttttttttgcctgATTGGTAGGTTATTTCCGTTAACTTGCAGAGCTAATTTGCATATACTTGTGGctgaaataataaaaaataattactgAAACATTACATTCGATATCACCTCACTAGTATTGGCCTATTACTGCAAACACGCAGTAGAATTCAGCTTATTAGTATTGTTGATAAGCACAAAAAAATACAGGTACTTCCATTTTGAGCATCTCATATAAGACAGCTTATAATACAGACTTGCAGCTTCTATGTGAGCCGTATGTTGACCTGCTAAACTGAGTTCATAATTTTCTCTTCCAGTCAAAAGCTAACTATGTTAATTTTTCACCCTTCAAAATGAATGTGTAAACATTACTATCATCTTGCAACCTGCTAGGCTGCACCACAACGACCATATTGATCAAATAGCTAGAAAAAAAACAAGTCCTAAAATGGCTACTGTGATTTTgtaatggaaaaagaaaatagtcATGTGCGTGAATGTACAAAGAGAAGGTGACATCAACATGAGTAAGAGACTTCAAATATCAACATTGGTGCTCACTTTATCAAATAAAACCAGTTTAGTACCTGATCAAGTCTGTAGTAACCAAGACTATCTGTTACGGTTCTCAACTGGCCATCGACTATAACATTGGCACCCTCCACACCAGCACCATAACCATCAACAACACGCCCTCCAACAGAAAATCCTGTAACCTAATTAAATATATATGAGAAATTGCAAAGAAGTTAGTGATCATATGAACAGTTCAAGAGAAAGATAATAAGAAAACAGAGCATATGAATTAAATTATCAAATGGAATTCTTAAGGAGCAGAAAGATAAAAAGTCTACAACCATCACAAATCCCTAAAACTTGTGTGCAGTCAACATTACAACTGTTTTGAGTTTTTGGCTCCTTGAATCGTGCACAGTTTTCTATTTGTATATCCATTGTCATTTCTAGTTACTATTCTGAAAGCATAAATGCTAATTCAACTGGTGAAAAATCCAAACAACATAATCCTACATTCTATTAATAGTAGATattcattttctattttttttctcgaacacgcaggggTGCTGCgtatcattatattaagaagaaaaaagagtAAAGAACCCTAGTTACACTCATGCACACACACCCATGAGGTTCTCAAATATATTCATTTTCTATCATCCTGAAGCAAACTACTTTTACCAAAACTTCTACAGATTAAACACAGATGTGAAGCAATGTCAAGCATTACCTGGAATTTTTGGGAAATGGTCATGTGACCATGCTCAACAGAAACAGGAAGTGAAGATGGTGAAATATCAAAAACAGTGTTCTCCCCCTTGTAGTATGGCAACAGCTCATAGCTACCTGCATATTATAGCAAACAATAACGGGGTAACATTATATAGGACCTGGAAAGAACAGAACATGATCTCCAGCGAATAAGAACAAACAATTAAAAGTGTTCACCATGAGTACAAGGAATCATGTTTGTGGTATATTTTCTCATTTTAGAAGTTACTTTCAGTTAGATGAGCAGAGGGATGTAAAACAATAGTTAATGTATTGACGCACTTGAAGGCATCACAAGTATACATCTCAACAAGAAATCCCCAGCAAAGTTCACAAAGAAATTTGACATAATGATTCCATCGCACTGAGATGACGTTTTATTGGTTAAACAAGTTATCAACTTACCACAAGGTAGTGATCTAAACATGAACTTCCCATCAGCACCAGATATTGCATGGCAAAGAGCACCTTCCCTGGGCGCATCACTGAAATCTTGTGGGCAAGGGAGCTCTGTTATATCATTTGAATACAAGTACAGGTGGACTCCCAATATCGGATTTCCCTGGCAAAGAAAATACATGGAGTATGTTTAATGTAAGAATTTGCTAAATAAAGCAAATCAAAATTCAAAAGGGATGTGCAATCATATGGTTGCAGTGTTAGTTATTATTATCTAAAGAGAACCATTCAGTTCTTCCCAACCTGTGCAACCACAGTGCCATAAATGTTGTATCCAGATACAAAGAAGACatcatctgccacaacatttcCAAATCGCAAGTCAACCTGTACATAGTAACATGTAGTGCATAAGACAATAAGATCATTATTAAATCAGTCAATCATATGTGATCCTTACCTCTGGTGAGCCTCTCAACTCAATATCATAATCAGGATGAGAAGCGCGTAATCTGTAACGCCCTGTAAAAGAGCACAAGCATGAGAAAGAACAAAAAGGGCTatgcacaaaaaaaaatcacaatatTAGTTCAAGGTCACTATTGGCGCAGAGCCACAGGATATGAAACTCAAGAAAGAATTTCTACAAAATAAATTCTAACCCACTCAGCATTCTCGCATTACTAAACTAATGGTTTGCGGTGTCAGAGGCTGACAGATTATGGACCTCGTGGTGGTCCAAGGTGCTGGATgtggggaggggagagagaaccATAAATAATCAGATGGCACGCATGGTATGAGGTGATGAGCATAAGTTTATTTTGGGTATTTGAATCATGGTACACAGTCGCAAAGGCCTGTATCCCTTCTTTCCAGGGGCAGAACTCAGGTAAATTCAAAGCAGGTTCCAAATTGTGCAACTTCGAAGTGGCAAAACAGGTATTCCCAAATAGTAAATAACTCATTCTTAGTATTTATGATTTTGTAAACAAAACATCACATTAGTGGCTAGAAATGGAATCATATCGTATATAATTGTTTTTGTACGATAGAACTAGAATATCCTAACAAAAAACTGTATGTAACAAATATACAGGAAATGAACAGAACATTGTTTATTAAAAATAAAGCACAGCAAGAAAAAACCTGGAATTATGTTTGTAAACGAATATTCTCCTGATGATGATGTTAATGCAGATGCAACCAACTCATCAGAATCTGTCAACAGCTCAACTTTCACACCAGAAGGTCCTCCCCTTTTCGAGCAGCTCTTACCACCAACAGCGCCCACTACTTTACCCGATATCATGAACCTGCATGGTATACACATGTTAATACAGCTGAACTTTCAATGTGGCTCTTCTTCATACATAAAACGAACTAAATGTCTAAAGAAACAAACCCAGTGAATTGGAAATTTATATCTGCATTTCCATTGCACCCATTGTGATCGATAACGACAGGAACCTGAAGTTTTAGGTGAACATGTCACCCGAGAAAAGGACAAATGTGCTTAGTACTGGTAACAATACAAAACACAAATGAACGACAGATTCAGTCAAGGCATTATTTTACAGTTTCAGGCTTCCATGACCATCCCTTGGGGCCCTTAACTCTGACCATGAACGAACCCTGTGATGAAAGAAGCAACAAGCCTTTTAGTGGCAACAGCGAAGAATATCAAAACTTATTTTAGTGGAAACATGGGAGAATATCAAATTTATGAGATTAACATCAACATGGTCACAGAGTAACTTATGTTTTGTAATTTTCATTAGGAGCTTAACAGACCTCCAGTCACAAAATCAGTAGTACAAATATAACAAAATATGTCAATGGTGTAATGATATGAAACTACTTTCCAAAGGCAAATATAGCTTGACTATTTTAAAAAGTTTATGTCGCACATTCCATGACTGGTGGGAGTAGTTTCCTTTAACCCTTGTTCTACTCGCcataaatttatatatataaacaaaaCGAGGACACTTATAAAAGACAACCCAGAACTAACAGCAAACATAAAGATACCTTGTCATAGACTGGAATGAAATAGTAGCCATTAGGAGCACACTGTGTGCTTTCCTTAACCAAACCATCAATAGTGCACAGCTCAACCTGATAAAGGAAGTTAATAGGGAATCAGCTTGAAGCTTAGTCCAAATCACAGACATAAAAGCATGTACACCAAGCACAAATATGACTAAAAGAATATActcagaaacaaaaaaaaaagtacgtCTACATTTATAGTCATGTGTTAAATGTAAGATTTTTTACAGACTACAGTTTGCATATGTCACTATTGGAGATACGAGAATATCCCTCTGTGCTCATAGCAGTAGCATACACCTTTAGCAGTGAAGAAGAAAAGTAGATCATAACCTGGTGAGACTGCAGGTATCAATTTTGATAGGACAAAGAATTCAGCTAATACAACCTTTACAGAAAATGAGTGCGAATGGCTATGCAGTTCACAAACCAACTATTATGGTTACAAGTGAACCTCACAAAATCTATACTGTAAAGatcgaaaacaattgaaaacatTTCTCACCCAAACTGGGTCCACCGTACCCCACACGCTGGACCCACATGTCGGGTTGGAGGGAGGTGGGAGTGAGGGCAGACCCATAAAAATCGCATGTTAGAGAGTGTTTCTGCCCAAAACAAGTGTTTTTTCTCACCGCACGCACCCGCGTACCCGCCGTCCTACCTGCTTACGAATCGTTTACCTTTCCCTTTTGTCCACGCGTGAAAatctctttccgttctctccaCGCTTGAAAATCTCTGCTGTCTCCCTCCCAATCCGCATCGCGCCGCCATCCTTCGCTCGTACCTGCTGGTGAGTAACATTTTCAATCCAGGACCCCTCTCGCCCGCATACTCCTGCGTCGCCGGCCATGAGCTAGCCACTCGCCGCTGCCTCCGCTCCAACCAGCTGCCGCCGCCAACCCGCAACATGGGCCCCAAAATCCTCCAGACCGCCACGGCGTCCGAGCCCCAAACTCCCACATGAGGCCATGAGACCCAACACAACGTTCTATCCTGGCTTGGACTTCTCGCAGACGCACTCAAGCATGGAGAAAAGAGGGCAATTCAGCACGGTCCACCGCGGATCCGGGGtagggggggggagagagagagagagagagagagagagagagagagagagatgggaaaGGAAAGGCACAACAAATCCGTGCTGTGTTGCCGCTCATCCGCTGCTAGCGCCCGCGCAGCTTCGCTTCATGCCGACAGCACCCTGCTTCCGCTCGGCTCCGCTCCGCACCGGGCTGCCTGCTCGCGCTCAGCTTGTGGGCTTGTGGCCTGCACAGGAGGTTGGCATAGGAGGATGCGGGGATGGAGGGATGGATTGTCGTGCGGCGTGGGAAGCGAGAGGGGACACTCGCACTCTCTGCTATGCGAAAGTGCAGTACTGCAGTGGATAGAGAAGGCAGCCCAGGAGCCAGAGGGAGAGAAGACATGTGTGCAGGAGAGTGGCGAGTGATGATagaataatattatttttatgagAAAGAGAGAAGATAGAGAtcagagatagagatagagatcaAGAGAACGAGACAGATAGAGATCAGAGACAGATGATAGAGAAATGCAGGGGGTCCAAAAtctaataaagaaaataaaactgGCGATAAACTATTGTTATTTCGAATGTTGAGTAGTTCCATAGTTGGATACATATAGTGATAAACTGAGAGTTCAACGATGGCCTGGTTCCATAATTGTTACATAAATTTAAAAGCTTTTTTATTGTATCAGTGTTTGCTAATGCAGCAAAGTTATTGTTTTGTTGAGAAAGTCAAAGCGGTGATTTTGACAAGAATCAATATTAATTCATAGTACAAAGGTCAGTTTATTGCTTTGCTCAACCTCTTGACCCACATAGTCTATAATCTTTCTAAATACCTTCATTTTTCATGTGCCTTTGTGATATGCCATTGACCATATCAAAAAGGTATTATGCTCTTGTGTTTGCCCGTGACACATTGTCTGTGAGACGGTAATTACCTCTATTTGTTTTCTTCAAAGCCAAAAACATCAAAGTAGAAACTATTTAGATTTTACCTAGAGAATCTTTAAATAATCATTAATTCCGCGTTATGTTATGATTTATGAAAGATATTTTTAACTGATTCACTTAAATGAGGTCACCACGGCTCATGATATTAGATTTTgaattatcatcatcatcatcaatcatATTAATATAAGAGCATGTGCGTGCCTCACGGGCCACGTTGCTAGTTTACAGAAAAACTCAAATGAATTTCCAACAGTTACAGCACTCTCATCATTAAGAAACCTCCAAATACATGAAACTACCCCAATTTTCATCTGCCCTATGCCTAATTGGATCTGAGCATTCAGCTCAACCAAGTGTA contains:
- the LOC120706667 gene encoding nodal modulator 1-like isoform X1, which translates into the protein MDRRRLPVLLLAFFSAAAASDEIHGCGGFVEASSGLAKSRKASDSKLDYSDITVELCTIDGLVKESTQCAPNGYYFIPVYDKGSFMVRVKGPKGWSWKPETVPVVIDHNGCNGNADINFQFTGFMISGKVVGAVGGKSCSKRGGPSGVKVELLTDSDELVASALTSSSGEYSFTNIIPGRYRLRASHPDYDIELRGSPEVDLRFGNVVADDVFFVSGYNIYGTVVAQGNPILGVHLYLYSNDITELPCPQDFSDAPREGALCHAISGADGKFMFRSLPCGSYELLPYYKGENTVFDISPSSLPVSVEHGHMTISQKFQVTGFSVGGRVVDGYGAGVEGANVIVDGQLRTVTDSLGYYRLDQVTSKKYTITAEKDHYKFNRLENFMILPNLASIDDIRSVRYDVCGIVRTVTPNSKAMVTITHGPENVKPQRKLVGENGRFCFEVPAGEYQLSALPVDSERYSSLMFSPGSISVNVNSPLLDLAFSQSQVNVHGKVSCKEECNQNVLVSLVRLAGGVEQEKKTTTLERDNANFVFTKVFPGKYRIEVKHSSSEGSTKDDWCWDQDTLNVDIGTDDVRDIVFVQKGYWIELVSTHDTEAYIQLPDSSILDLSIKKGSQRICVETSGQHEIHLTNPCISFGSSSVLFDTANPMPVHISAKKYLVKGEIHVDVGSLQENIDSKDIVVDVLKSDGSFVEKISTKPALGKSNQNGFSAFEYSIWADLGEDFIFVPHDSSTGRKKVLFYPARQQYSVSLNGCQDTVPQITAKTGLYLEGSVSPATSDVDVKIISVGKSSYTHLNKGDVATETKTDSDGSFFAGPLYDGIEYKVEASKDGYHLKRTGPYTFACQKLGQISVRIYGENSELLPSVLLSLSGEEGYRNNSISSSGGTFIFDNLFPGNFYLRPLLKEYKFNPSAVAIDLNSGESRETEFRATRVAYSAMGSVTLLTAQPKEGVFVEARSESTGYYEEATTDSFGSFRLRGLVPGSTYTIRVAAKDNLQFAAVERASPDYLSVDVGHEDITGIDFVVFERPEVTILSGHVEGDGIDILQPHLSVEIRSAAEPSRVESVLPVPLSYYFEVRDLPKGKHLVQLQSGLPSHTYRFESELVEVDLEKQPQIHVGPLKYKTEERHQKQELTPAPVFPLIVGVSVIALVISMPRLKDLYQSAVGMTSLGSSVAPTKKEPRKNIIRKRV
- the LOC120706667 gene encoding nodal modulator 1-like isoform X2, coding for MDRRRLPVLLLAFFSAAAASDEIHGCGGFVEASSGLAKSRKASDSKLDYSDITVELCTIDGLVKESTQCAPNGYYFIPVYDKGSFMVRVKGPKGWSWKPETVPVVIDHNGCNGNADINFQFTGFMISGKVVGAVGGKSCSKRGGPSGVKVELLTDSDELVASALTSSSGEYSFTNIIPGRYRLRASHPDYDIELRGSPEVDLRFGNVVADDVFFVSGYNIYGTVVAQGNPILGVHLYLYSNDITELPCPQDFSDAPREGALCHAISGADGKFMFRSLPCGNYELLPYYKGENTVFDISPSSLPVSVEHGHMTISQKFQVTGFSVGGRVVDGYGAGVEGANVIVDGQLRTVTDSLGYYRLDQVTSKKYTITAEKDHYKFNRLENFMILPNLASIDDIRSVRYDVCGIVRTVTPNSKAMVTITHGPENVKPQRKLVGENGRFCFEVPAGEYQLSALPVDSERYSSLMFSPGSISVNVNSPLLDLAFSQSQVNVHGKVSCKEECNQNVLVSLVRLAGGVEQEKKTTTLERDNANFVFTKVFPGKYRIEVKHSSSEGSTKDDWCWDQDTLNVDIGTDDVRDIVFVQKGYWIELVSTHDTEAYIQLPDSSILDLSIKKGSQRICVETSGQHEIHLTNPCISFGSSSVLFDTANPMPVHISAKKYLVKGEIHVDVGSLQENIDSKDIVVDVLKSDGSFVEKISTKPALGKSNQNGFSAFEYSIWADLGEDFIFVPHDSSTGRKKVLFYPARQQYSVSLNGCQDTVPQITAKTGLYLEGSVSPATSDVDVKIISVGKSSYTHLNKGDVATETKTDSDGSFFAGPLYDGIEYKVEASKDGYHLKRTGPYTFACQKLGQISVRIYGENSELLPSVLLSLSGEEGYRNNSISSSGGTFIFDNLFPGNFYLRPLLKEYKFNPSAVAIDLNSGESRETEFRATRVAYSAMGSVTLLTAQPKEGVFVEARSESTGYYEEATTDSFGSFRLRGLVPGSTYTIRVAAKDNLQFAAVERASPDYLSVDVGHEDITGIDFVVFERPEVTILSGHVEGDGIDILQPHLSVEIRSAAEPSRVESVLPVPLSYYFEVRDLPKGKHLVQLQSGLPSHTYRFESELVEVDLEKQPQIHVGPLKYKTEERHQKQELTPAPVFPLIVGVSVIALVISMPRLKDLYQSAVGMTSLGSSVAPTKKEPRKNIIRKRV